Proteins encoded by one window of Vicia villosa cultivar HV-30 ecotype Madison, WI unplaced genomic scaffold, Vvil1.0 ctg.001514F_1_1, whole genome shotgun sequence:
- the LOC131635594 gene encoding hypersensitive-induced response protein-like protein 1, which produces MGNLVCCVQVDQSKVGIKEGFGKFEKVLQPGCHCVPWFFGKRIAGHVTLRLQQLDIKCETKTKDNVFVNVVASIQYRALAERASDAFYKLTDTRTQLQAYVYDVIRASVPKLNLDDAFEQKNEIAKVVEQELEKAMSAYGYEIVQTLITDIEPDEHVKRAMNEINAAARMRVASNEKAEAEKILQIKRAEGEAESKYLSGMGIARQRQAIVDGLRDSVIGFSVNVPGTTAKDVMDMVLVTQYFDTMKDIGANSKSSAVFIPHGPGAVRDVASQIRDGLLQGSLPHQ; this is translated from the exons ATGGGAAATCTTGTTTGTTGTGTGCAAGTTGACCAATCCAAAGTTGGTATAAAAGAAGGATTTGGAAAATTTGAAAAGGTGCTCCAACCCGGATGCCATTGTGTACCATGGTTCTTTGGAAAAAGAATTGCTGGTCACGTGACTCTTCGGCTACAGCAGTTGGATATCAAATGTGAAACCAAGACAAAGGATAATGTATTTGTGAACGTTGTTGCTTCCATTCAATACCGTGCCTTGGCAGAAAGAGCCAGTGATGCGTTTTACAAACTTACCGACACTAGAACACAACTTCAAGCTTATGTGTATGATG TAATTAGGGCAAGTGTTCCAAAACTCAACTTGGACGATGCTTTTGAGCAAAAAAATGAAATTGCAAAAGTTGTGGAACAAGAACTCGAGAAG GCTATGTCAGCTTATGGATATGAAATTGTTCAAACACTCATTACTGATATAGAGCCTGATGAGCATGTGAAACGAGCTATGAATGAAATCAATGCAG CTGCAAGAATGAGAGTTGCATCTAATGAGAAAGCAGAGGCTGAAAAGATATTACAAATTAAGCGGGCTGAGGGGGAAGCTGAGTCAAAATATCTCTCTGGGATGGGTATTGCTCGCCAACGTCAAGCCATTGTGGATGGTTTGAGAGACAGTGTGATTGGATTTTCTGTTAATGTACCAGGCACAACTGCAAAAGATGTCATGGATATGGTTCTTGTGACACAGTACTTCGATACGATGAAAGATATCGGCGCTAACTCCAAGTCTTCTGCTGTGTTCATTCCACATGGACCTGGTGCTGTTCGTGATGTAGCTAGCCAAATCCGTGACGGACTTCTTCAGGGTTCTCTACCTCATCAGTAG
- the LOC131635600 gene encoding LOW QUALITY PROTEIN: probable cyclic nucleotide-gated ion channel 20, chloroplastic (The sequence of the model RefSeq protein was modified relative to this genomic sequence to represent the inferred CDS: deleted 1 base in 1 codon; substituted 1 base at 1 genomic stop codon), translating to MNDFNNNEVPILSIARTERSDEPEVSSFRRNVLRTRSASMSIPMVSLDHPYDRQPNLVGHTGPLRTVKRTPNGQMSGPLHATSATTGNPFQNSLVVARNQXERTYENRRGNDYDRKNEHLLRYLYCTSCPTYIKVSQQRKPSGASAIFDPKFHNSLYGDARGFRRKLLSFCFSCIPVVMNPHNKVVQQWNKFLAISCLVAIFVDSLFFFSIYVDKHFLNIVINWKLAKILVLLRSITDVVYFLNILLQSDFDRVEETLIAMETRLKKEIKEKNREIGLLNEKVNFPRTEKMSVEMELKSVKELKKDGGDIVETENVRVSGGALCTVIQSFCLNILNVA from the exons ATGAACGATTTCAATAACAACGAAGTTCCGATTCTGTCGATAGCACGTACAGAACGGTCTGATGAACCTGAGGTTTCTTCTTTTCGAAGAAACGTATTGAGGACACGAAGTGCCTCGATGTCTATTCCTATGGTTTCTTTGGATCATCCATATGACAGACAGCCGAATCTTGTCGGACATACTGGTCCGCTTCGTACCGTGAAAAGAACTCCGAATGGCCAAATGAGTGGTCCACTGCATGCTACTTCTGCAACTACTGGAAATCCTTTTCAGAATAGTTTAGTAGTGGCACGAAAC CAGTAGGAGAGGACATATGAAAATCGTAGGGGTAATGACTATGACCGAAAAAATGAACACTTGTTGAGGTATCTTTATTGCACTAGTTGCCCAACTTACATCAAAGTTTCTCAGCAAAGAAAACCAAGTGGTGCATCTGCTATATTTGATCCCAAG TTCCACAACTCCCTTTATGGTGATGCCAGAGGTTTCAGAAGAAAACTTCTTTCTTTTTGCTTTTCATGTATTCCTGTTGTTATGAACCCTCACAATAAAGTTGTACAACAATGGAACAAGTTTTTGGCTATATCTTGCCTGGTTGCAATTTTTGTTGattcattatttttcttctcAATCTATGTGGATAAG cattttttaaatattgttaTCAACTGGAAATTGGCAAAAATACTTGTTTTACTTAGAAGCATTACCGATGTTGTGTATTTCTTGAACATTCTTCTCCAG AGTGATTTCGATCGAGTTGAAGAAACCCTAATTGCTATGGAAACAAGGTTgaagaaagaaattaaagaaaagaaTAGAGAAATTGGACTTTTGAACGAGAAAGTTAATTTTCCGAGGACTGAAAAAATGTCAGTTGAAATGGAACTGAAGAGTGTGAAGGAACTTAAAAAAGATGGAGGAGACATTGTTGAAACAGAGAATGTTAGGGTTAGCGGTGGTGCTTTATGTACCGTGATTCAATCTTTTTGTTTGAATATACTAAATGTTGCTTGA